A window of Juglans regia cultivar Chandler chromosome 7, Walnut 2.0, whole genome shotgun sequence contains these coding sequences:
- the LOC109009386 gene encoding bifunctional protein FolD 4, chloroplastic, translated as MVCIDCSSSSATARLLPMSHQHVALRRFLRGPLNLRPPCCSFPRTFKTLTVHSSASPSPVLAASITSEASAKVIDGKSVAKQIRDEITTEVSRMKDAIGVIPGLAVILVGDRKDSATYVRNKKKSCESVGINSYEVRLPEDSTEQELLKFISDFNDDPSVHGILVQLPLPSHMNEQNILNAVCIEKDVDGFHPLNIGRLAMRGREPTFVPCTPKGCIELLHRYGISIKGKRAVVIGRSNIVGMPAALLLQREDATVSIVHSRTKNPEEFTRQADIIISAVGQPNMVRGSWIKPGAVIIDVGINPVEDPKSPRGYRLVGDVCYEEASKIASAITPVPGGVGPMTIAMLLSNTFISAKRIHNFR; from the exons ATGGTCTGCATCGACTGTTCTTCCTCCTCCGCCACCGCTCGGCTCCTCCCAATGAGCCACCAACACGTTGCTCTTCGCCGCTTCCTACGCGGCCCTCTCAATTTACGACCTCCTTGCTGTAGCTTTCCCAGAACGTTCAAAACCCTCACTGTTCACTCTTCGGCTTCGCCGTCACCTGTTCTCGCCG CATCAATCACCTCTGAGGCATCAGCTAAAGTAATTGATGGAAAATCAGTTGCAAAGCAAATCAGGGATGAGATAACTACTGAAGTATCCCGGATGAAGGATGCAATCGGTGTTATTCCAGGATTAGCAGTTATCCTTGTCGGGGATAGAAAGGACTCTGCAACTTATGTTCGCAATAAAAAGAAATCGTGTGAGTCGGTGGGGATCAATTCTTATGAAGTACGTTTGCCGGAGGATTCTACAGAACAAGAATTACTCAAGTTTATCTCAGACTTCAATGATGATCCTTCAGTTCATGGAATCCTTGTTCAGTTACCTCTGCCTTCT CATATGAATGAGCAGAACATCTTAAATGCTGTTTGCATTGAGAAAGATGTTGATGGATTTCACCCGCTGAACATTGGTCGTCTAGCCATGCGAGGTAGAGAACCCACTTTTGTTCCATGCACACCAAAAGGATGCATAGAATTGTTGCATAGATATGGAATTAGTATCAAAGGAAAGAGGGCGGTTGTAATTGGCAGGAGCAATATTGTTGGCATGCCAGCTGCTCTATTGCTGCAA AGGGAAGATGCTACCGTCAGCATAGTCCACTCAAGAACCAAGAACCCTGAGGAGTTTACAAGACAGGCAGATATTATTATTTCAGCTGTAGGCCAGCCAAATATGGTTAGGGGCAGCTGGATAAAGCCTGGTGCGGTGATCATTGATGTTGGAATTAATCCAGTTGAG GATCCAAAAAGTCCTCGAGGTTACCGTTTGGTTGGAGATGTCTGTTATGAGGAGGCCAGCAAAATTGCATCAGCTATTACTCCAGTTCCTGGTGGAGTGGGTCCAATGACAATAGCTATGCTTCTTTCGAATACTTTCATCTCAGCCAAGAGGATTCACAACTTCCGGTGA